In one Mycobacteroides chelonae genomic region, the following are encoded:
- a CDS encoding TIGR03084 family metal-binding protein, translating into MTSTADAVIDDLRDESDELDTLVAPLSAEGWARDTPAAGWTIAHQIAHLHWTDAQSLLAVTDPEGFANELPKAMADPFGFVDKAAEETAQTPPAELLAHWRDTRNQLHAALRAVPDGVKIPWYGPPMSSASMGTARLMETWAHALDVADALGVVPAPTARLKSIAHLGVRTRDYAYSVHSLAAPAEPFRVELTGPDGDTWTWGPDDAAQRVTGSALHFCYLVTQRRPRAELDLQATGADAEKWLSIAQAFAGPPGTGRG; encoded by the coding sequence GTGACCTCGACCGCTGACGCTGTCATCGATGACCTGCGCGACGAGAGCGATGAACTCGACACACTGGTAGCTCCGCTGTCCGCAGAGGGCTGGGCCCGCGACACCCCGGCCGCCGGCTGGACCATCGCCCATCAGATCGCCCATCTGCATTGGACCGACGCGCAGTCCCTGCTGGCGGTCACCGATCCCGAAGGCTTCGCCAACGAGCTGCCCAAGGCGATGGCCGATCCCTTCGGATTCGTGGACAAGGCCGCCGAGGAGACCGCCCAGACTCCCCCGGCCGAGCTGCTGGCCCACTGGCGCGATACCCGTAACCAACTGCATGCGGCGCTGCGCGCGGTGCCCGATGGTGTGAAGATCCCCTGGTACGGGCCTCCGATGAGCTCCGCCTCGATGGGCACCGCACGCCTGATGGAGACGTGGGCCCACGCCCTTGATGTCGCGGACGCGCTCGGCGTGGTCCCGGCGCCCACCGCGCGCCTGAAATCGATTGCGCACCTGGGTGTTCGGACCCGTGACTACGCGTATTCCGTGCACTCGCTGGCTGCCCCGGCTGAGCCGTTCCGCGTCGAGCTGACCGGACCCGACGGCGATACGTGGACGTGGGGCCCCGACGATGCCGCACAGCGCGTCACCGGATCGGCACTGCACTTCTGCTACCTGGTGACCCAACGGCGTCCGCGCGCCGAGCTGGATCTGCAGGCCACCGGCGCGGACGCAGAGAAGTGGCTCTCCATCGCCCAGGCCTTCGCCGGCCCGCCCGGCACCGGCCGGGGGTGA
- a CDS encoding phthiocerol/phthiodiolone dimycocerosyl transferase family protein, with amino-acid sequence MNAGATIRPLYPSEAMFAGNRSTVAYSAFGSGALKIDALTTAFRALLASYPVLSAQIVSAGHGYALQYADHPPAPQIGASTALPPAGFTIADPDAVCAIDVAQTGTDFRLTLLTHHSIADAGAALRYLEVLCTYYTRVVETGSAGTIRAHPLALSLEQFLAARGYVIPGAGEPPAPRAETAVDATVVVRHGRTRLGREQTTQLFDAAHAAGLTVHGVVCAAILAAAHALSRSQGAVTFGLTSSVDLRTRTAAPITAAQGTVIQGADTAILAVVPDDDPLRLARAVLDSLASGLADHTVHQAFLCQPQRQHPCIENPLMVTNWGPIPALRLPKGLRVHDFRATVRGRHIGLRATTLPPSFFITTCDGRLSIDHPAWVADESDPTIGWTEALGRAFDRILR; translated from the coding sequence GTGAACGCCGGGGCCACCATCCGCCCGCTGTATCCCTCGGAAGCGATGTTCGCCGGGAATCGCAGCACCGTGGCGTACTCGGCGTTCGGCAGCGGCGCTCTCAAAATCGATGCTCTGACAACGGCTTTCCGCGCACTATTGGCAAGCTACCCGGTGCTTTCCGCGCAGATTGTTTCTGCTGGGCACGGGTACGCGCTGCAATACGCCGACCATCCGCCCGCACCGCAGATCGGTGCATCCACGGCTCTACCCCCGGCAGGGTTCACCATCGCCGACCCCGACGCGGTCTGTGCCATCGACGTGGCACAGACCGGCACTGACTTCCGGTTGACGCTGCTGACCCATCACAGCATCGCCGACGCGGGGGCCGCGCTGCGCTATCTGGAAGTGCTGTGCACGTATTACACCCGCGTGGTCGAGACGGGGTCGGCCGGGACCATCCGCGCGCATCCACTCGCCCTCTCCCTAGAGCAGTTCCTTGCCGCGCGCGGCTACGTCATACCCGGGGCCGGCGAGCCCCCGGCGCCGCGAGCAGAAACGGCGGTCGACGCCACGGTCGTGGTTCGGCACGGGCGCACCCGGCTCGGGCGCGAGCAGACCACCCAGTTGTTCGATGCGGCGCACGCGGCAGGCCTCACCGTGCACGGAGTCGTGTGTGCCGCGATTCTGGCGGCCGCTCATGCGCTTTCGCGGTCGCAAGGCGCGGTCACATTTGGCCTGACGTCATCGGTGGACCTGCGCACACGAACAGCGGCACCCATCACCGCGGCGCAAGGGACAGTAATCCAGGGTGCCGACACCGCGATTCTGGCTGTCGTACCCGATGACGACCCACTGCGCCTGGCTCGTGCCGTACTGGATTCTCTGGCTAGCGGCCTCGCGGATCACACTGTGCACCAGGCATTTCTGTGCCAACCGCAGCGACAGCACCCGTGCATCGAGAATCCACTCATGGTCACGAACTGGGGGCCGATACCGGCGCTGCGACTGCCGAAGGGGCTGCGCGTACACGACTTCCGCGCCACCGTCCGCGGTCGGCATATCGGGTTACGCGCCACGACACTTCCACCGAGCTTCTTCATCACCACCTGTGACGGACGGCTCAGTATCGATCATCCCGCCTGGGTTGCCGACGAGTCCGACCCCACCATCGGGTGGACGGAGGCGCTAGGGCGCGCCTTCGACCGCATTCTGCGCTGA